One Terriglobales bacterium DNA segment encodes these proteins:
- a CDS encoding PP2C family protein-serine/threonine phosphatase, which translates to MQELRVDAVFGMEAPQLDLTESGWIARVLQAERRTRHDLELAKQAQARLFPRRLPVLETLTYAGVSIPAAQVGGDYFDFLDLGQNRLGMLVSDVAGKGLAAGLLMASLQASIRSQYASYNFNTANAGERLLRAVNRVFYESSAPESYASLFFAEYDDTTSRLRYVNCGHPGPLIIHSDSTVTHLESTSTVLGLFEDLDCSSAEVQLRPGDTLLLYTDGITEALSEDGTEFGHERLSRLVHKKGHLPVSGLLQEIVANVENFTQEQSDDMTLVAAHCKDLH; encoded by the coding sequence ATGCAAGAACTCAGAGTTGACGCAGTTTTCGGGATGGAAGCACCGCAGCTTGATCTCACGGAATCAGGCTGGATCGCTAGAGTGTTGCAGGCAGAACGAAGAACGCGCCATGATCTCGAACTCGCAAAACAAGCCCAGGCCAGGCTCTTTCCCCGAAGATTGCCGGTGCTCGAAACGCTCACCTATGCCGGAGTCTCGATACCCGCAGCCCAGGTAGGCGGAGATTATTTTGATTTTCTGGATCTTGGCCAAAATCGTCTGGGAATGCTGGTGAGCGATGTTGCGGGAAAAGGACTCGCGGCCGGATTGCTGATGGCAAGCTTGCAGGCCAGCATTCGCAGCCAGTACGCGTCTTATAACTTTAATACTGCTAACGCTGGCGAACGCCTCCTCAGGGCGGTAAACCGGGTGTTCTATGAAAGTTCGGCGCCGGAAAGTTATGCCAGTCTGTTTTTCGCTGAATACGATGACACCACCAGCAGATTGCGCTACGTGAATTGCGGTCATCCCGGGCCCCTGATTATCCACTCCGATAGTACGGTCACGCACCTCGAATCCACGTCTACTGTGCTCGGACTCTTTGAAGACCTGGACTGCTCAAGCGCAGAAGTCCAGCTTCGACCAGGCGATACGCTCTTGCTGTATACCGATGGCATCACAGAAGCGTTGAGCGAAGATGGCACGGAGTTCGGCCATGAGCGGCTCTCGCGCCTGGTGCACAAAAAAGGACATTTGCCGGTTTCCGGCCTGCTTCAGGAGATCGTCGCGAACGTAGAAAATTTCACACAAGAGCAGTCAGACGATATGACCCTGGTGGCCGCCCACTGTAAAGACCTGCATTGA
- a CDS encoding patatin-like phospholipase family protein, whose protein sequence is MAADMTDPEDPPRPKILTLLTFLASLLTKFLYLARYAYLLRVPIVIGAIVFIFPFAALLPCSPLRALFQNLFWMDRAGLWQWPTFWSTMAALVLAWNLLLTSRIVLLNSGDRFHVPSWMTAADLKGWSFFSILILALPTIFGQFTQHEDFRPNQGVCMECVLAIAAAALCSYILAFAAIWVAVVLAPPHTQGSALTFPCPQFMRNWLVWADNHHVLPKGLGPGIWIRKNLPGGLWEGYLASDGFVWSGHWLAFLFGLATLALYFFVDWWHSRSLGVASGVTALTFVLILLMNANWVLAFLAFFLDRFRIPVLIPLALFALISGNMRSSDHYFPVQPLTANITAAATPGKVLQARAGKPIVVIATAGGGIQAAAWTTQVLAGLEEQYQQWFPGKSFSDNVTLISAVSGGATGSMFYLNLYDPNPQQHFHAGQLSGLTDLASQSSLDDVAWALVYHDIPRIFFYSSDRLDDRGYVLEETWGNRANVNASLSQWRDGVKEGWRPATIFNSTITETGEPLAFSTTAWEKEIDPQTGNEITPRRRNFYDVYPNEDLHVVTAVRLASTFPYVTPAARPDTQDLDGFHMIDGGYYDNYGVSNLIAWLEQGLGELQSMRSQCEEKAGNDAKQKQECQKYAPPKTLVLQIRSFPADKEAKPTKKGWAFQLYAPVKGLLSVRTTAQLVRDRDALTMFARRWEPAEAETPQAKIHFATFEFGGFQGNERDKAIDPPLSWAMNPSQIQAVKDDWNIRVNQPDPSRNDPNVDKVHCFFDPSFGRCGSLSRKPE, encoded by the coding sequence ATGGCCGCTGATATGACAGATCCAGAGGACCCTCCTCGCCCGAAAATACTAACCCTGCTGACATTCCTGGCCAGTCTGCTCACTAAGTTTTTGTACCTCGCCCGGTATGCCTATCTGTTGCGCGTGCCCATCGTGATCGGTGCAATCGTGTTTATTTTTCCGTTTGCGGCCCTGCTGCCCTGTTCGCCCTTGCGCGCGCTCTTCCAGAATCTATTCTGGATGGACCGCGCCGGCCTGTGGCAGTGGCCTACGTTCTGGTCAACCATGGCTGCGCTGGTGCTGGCGTGGAACCTCCTGCTCACAAGCCGCATCGTTCTGCTCAACAGTGGAGACCGCTTCCACGTCCCTTCCTGGATGACCGCCGCCGATCTGAAAGGCTGGTCTTTTTTCAGCATCCTGATATTGGCGCTGCCAACCATCTTTGGTCAATTTACCCAGCACGAAGATTTCCGTCCGAACCAGGGAGTCTGCATGGAGTGTGTGTTGGCGATAGCGGCTGCCGCGCTCTGTTCATACATCCTGGCCTTTGCCGCCATCTGGGTTGCGGTTGTGCTGGCCCCGCCTCACACCCAGGGTTCAGCGCTCACTTTTCCATGCCCACAGTTCATGCGGAACTGGCTGGTTTGGGCTGATAATCATCACGTTCTGCCCAAAGGACTGGGACCTGGCATCTGGATTCGTAAGAACCTGCCGGGCGGTCTATGGGAAGGATACCTCGCTTCTGACGGATTCGTGTGGAGCGGCCACTGGCTGGCGTTTCTTTTTGGCCTGGCAACGCTGGCGCTCTACTTCTTCGTTGACTGGTGGCATTCCCGATCTCTAGGTGTAGCGTCAGGGGTTACAGCCTTGACCTTTGTGCTGATTCTCTTGATGAATGCCAACTGGGTGCTGGCTTTTCTGGCGTTCTTCCTGGATCGCTTTCGCATTCCTGTCCTGATTCCCTTGGCGTTATTCGCTCTTATCTCGGGAAACATGCGCAGCTCTGATCACTACTTCCCGGTCCAGCCGCTAACAGCAAACATCACAGCAGCCGCGACTCCAGGAAAGGTGTTGCAAGCCCGCGCCGGCAAACCCATCGTGGTCATCGCAACTGCCGGAGGAGGCATCCAGGCGGCTGCGTGGACTACCCAGGTGCTGGCCGGTCTGGAGGAACAATATCAACAATGGTTTCCGGGAAAGAGTTTTTCTGACAACGTTACTCTCATCAGCGCGGTTTCGGGCGGAGCAACCGGTTCGATGTTTTATCTGAACCTTTATGATCCAAATCCTCAGCAGCACTTTCACGCCGGCCAGCTATCCGGCCTGACCGATTTGGCATCGCAATCGAGCCTTGATGATGTGGCCTGGGCGCTGGTCTACCACGATATCCCCCGCATCTTCTTCTATAGCAGCGATAGGCTGGATGATCGCGGTTATGTCTTGGAGGAGACGTGGGGCAACCGCGCTAACGTTAATGCCTCGCTTTCCCAGTGGCGCGACGGCGTCAAAGAAGGCTGGCGTCCGGCAACAATCTTCAACTCCACGATCACCGAGACCGGAGAGCCACTGGCGTTTTCCACGACTGCTTGGGAAAAAGAGATTGACCCGCAGACGGGCAACGAGATCACGCCACGTCGCCGGAACTTTTACGACGTCTATCCTAACGAGGACCTGCACGTGGTCACCGCGGTGCGTCTTGCTTCCACGTTCCCCTATGTGACACCTGCCGCCCGGCCTGACACGCAAGATTTGGATGGCTTTCATATGATTGACGGCGGCTACTATGACAACTACGGGGTCTCGAACCTGATCGCATGGCTGGAACAGGGCCTTGGCGAGTTGCAGTCCATGCGGTCCCAATGCGAAGAAAAAGCCGGCAACGATGCAAAACAAAAACAAGAATGTCAAAAGTACGCCCCTCCAAAAACTCTGGTGTTGCAGATCCGTTCCTTCCCTGCGGATAAAGAAGCCAAGCCAACAAAAAAAGGATGGGCTTTCCAACTCTACGCGCCCGTCAAGGGACTGCTCTCCGTGCGCACCACTGCTCAACTGGTTCGCGACCGTGACGCGCTCACCATGTTCGCTCGCCGTTGGGAGCCGGCGGAAGCAGAGACTCCGCAGGCGAAAATCCACTTCGCTACCTTCGAATTTGGCGGCTTCCAGGGGAATGAAAGGGACAAAGCCATTGACCCGCCTCTTTCCTGGGCCATGAATCCTAGCCAGATTCAAGCCGTGAAAGATGATTGGAACATCCGCGTCAATCAACCGGACCCGAGCCGAAACGATCCAAACGTTGATAAAGTCCACTGCTTTTTTGACCCTAGCTTTGGCCGATGCGGCTCATTGTCACGAAAGCCGGAATAG
- a CDS encoding SDR family oxidoreductase, translating to MNYKDKVVLITGGSKGIGEGCVRVFVEAGSKVVFCSRGKDAGKAMEAEVNKKGPGEAYFIPCDVSKFDQIKNTVDATIAKYGRLDCLINNAGWHPPHKYIDDFSVEDFRSLLDLNLVSIFAACKFALPHLRKTKGNIINMSSLVAVMGQPGATTYVATKGGITSLTKALAIDEAVHGVRVNSVSPGNVYTPLWQEAIDAAPDPAKCRADGDAAQLLGRMGTIEETGKLCLFLAADATFTTGVDHILSGGAELSYGRKSRVS from the coding sequence ATGAACTATAAAGATAAAGTTGTTTTGATTACGGGTGGCAGCAAAGGAATTGGGGAAGGCTGTGTTCGTGTATTCGTAGAAGCAGGATCGAAGGTCGTGTTCTGCTCGCGCGGCAAAGATGCCGGCAAGGCCATGGAAGCGGAAGTCAACAAGAAGGGACCCGGCGAGGCGTATTTTATTCCCTGTGACGTTTCCAAGTTTGATCAGATCAAGAACACGGTTGACGCCACCATAGCAAAATATGGCCGGCTCGACTGCCTGATCAACAATGCCGGCTGGCATCCTCCACATAAGTATATTGACGATTTCAGCGTAGAGGATTTCCGCAGTCTGCTCGACCTGAACCTGGTGAGCATCTTCGCCGCCTGCAAGTTCGCCCTGCCTCATTTGCGCAAAACCAAGGGCAACATCATTAATATGTCGAGTCTGGTTGCCGTCATGGGACAGCCCGGCGCTACCACCTACGTGGCCACCAAGGGCGGCATCACTTCCCTTACCAAGGCATTAGCTATCGATGAAGCAGTCCATGGTGTGCGCGTCAACTCCGTCTCGCCCGGCAACGTCTATACCCCGCTGTGGCAGGAGGCGATTGATGCCGCTCCTGATCCGGCAAAGTGCCGCGCCGATGGCGACGCCGCCCAACTCCTCGGACGCATGGGAACCATAGAAGAAACCGGCAAGCTGTGTCTGTTCCTCGCCGCTGACGCCACCTTTACCACCGGCGTGGATCACATACTCTCCGGCGGCGCAGAACTCAGCTACGGACGCAAAAGCCGCGTGAGCTAG
- a CDS encoding VOC family protein — MKNKVKPVPDGYHTATPYLTIRGAASAIEFYKRAFGAKELYQMPGPDGKIMHAEIRIGDSNIMLADESAATGTQSPQALNGTPASVFLYIEDVDATFKQAVKAGAKETMPVQDMFWGDRFGKLTDPFGHKWMLATHIEDVTPAEMEKRTAALATK; from the coding sequence ATGAAGAACAAAGTCAAACCGGTTCCCGATGGCTATCACACAGCGACACCCTATCTGACAATCCGGGGCGCAGCCTCGGCCATCGAATTCTACAAACGGGCCTTCGGCGCCAAGGAGCTCTACCAGATGCCTGGACCAGACGGCAAAATCATGCATGCGGAAATCAGGATTGGAGATTCCAACATCATGCTGGCAGACGAATCTGCCGCCACTGGGACGCAATCCCCACAGGCATTGAACGGTACGCCCGCCAGCGTCTTCTTATATATTGAGGATGTTGACGCTACATTCAAACAGGCCGTCAAAGCGGGTGCAAAAGAAACCATGCCGGTGCAAGATATGTTCTGGGGAGACCGTTTTGGCAAACTGACAGACCCATTTGGACACAAATGGATGCTGGCAACACACATAGAAGACGTCACTCCTGCGGAGATGGAAAAAAGGACTGCAGCTCTCGCCACAAAGTAA